A genomic window from Aquila chrysaetos chrysaetos chromosome 9, bAquChr1.4, whole genome shotgun sequence includes:
- the TRMT2A gene encoding tRNA (uracil-5-)-methyltransferase homolog A isoform X2: protein MAEQSDRCDPDRVAVPVPEAKDGAEAESKADGGGGDPAESPAACPDVYRYIKGDLFTSEIYKVEIQNLPKYIGFNDVKKFLAKYGLSPHKIKLFGKQTFAFVTFKSEEERDKAMKVLHGVLWKSRHLSVRLAKPKADPIAKKRKKEEETEQGEVKRLAPSNASAEEPLSKQIADVVTPLWKMPYEEQLAKKKQECEQVLQKLTKEIGNNNRALLPWLFLQKQKYNKLCCPVEGVKASPLQTEYRNKCEFLIGIGVNQEDKTVGCRLGKYKGGTCAVVEPFDTIHIPAIAKKVVKAFQDYIRSTPYSVYSPETYEGHWKQLTVRTTRNGHIMAIVYFNPQKSSNEELADLKISLAKYFTEGMGKSSGVTSLYFVEEGQRKSPNLEDLPLEHVAGDKYIYEELLGLKFRISPHAFFQVNTQAAEVLYTAIREWAQLSQESTVLDICCGTGTIGISLAKKVKKVIGIELCQEAVQDAKVNAQINDSKVILAIRRAEHLKKLIYVSCNPRAAMNNFVDLCRAPSNRVKGASFRPVKAMAVDLFPQTRHCELLIFFERVEYANGSSAEAPPDATPVTTAGYNSECLDGTNPSSIDASQATSVHLDTALEEREST from the exons ATGGCGGAGCAAAGCGACCGGTGCGACCCCGACCGCGTCGCGGTTCCTGTGCCGGAGGCTAAAGATGGGGCTGAAGCGGAGAGCAAGGCCGATGGAGGCGGGGGTGACCCCGCGGAGAGCCCCGCAGCCTGCCCCGACGTGTACAGATACATTAAGGGAGACTTGTTTACCTCCGAGATCTATAAAGTTGAAATACAAAACCTTCCCAAGTACATCGGGTTTAATGATGTGAAAAAGTTTCTTGCCAAATACGGGCTCAGTCCGCACAAGATAAAACTCTTCGGGAAGCAGACGTTCGCGTTCGTGACGTTTAAGAGcgaggaggagagggacaagGCCATGAAAGTCCTCCATGGGGTTTTGTGGAAGAGCCGGCACCTGAGCGTTAGGCTTGCCAAGCCGAAAGCTGACCCcattgcaaagaaaaggaagaaggaagaggagacgGAGCAGGGAGAGGTGAAGCGGCTGGCTCCCTCCAACGCCAGCGCAGAGGAGCCTCTGAGCAAGCAAATAGCAGATGTCGTGACCCCGCTGTGGAAGATGCCCTACGAAGAGCAGCTGGCCAAAAAGAAGCAGGAGTGCGAACAAGTGCTGCAGAAGCTGACAAA GGAAATCGGAAATAACAACAGAGCTCTATTACCTTGGTTGttcctgcagaagcagaagtatAATAAATTGTGTTGCCCAGTAGAGGGAGTGAAAGCATCACCATTACAG aCTGAATATCGCAACAAATGTGAGTTCTTGATTGGGATTGGTGTAAATCAAGAAGACAAAACTGTGGGTTGTCGTCTTGGCAAATATAAGGGTGGTACATGTGCTGTAGTGGAGCCATTTGATACTATTCACATTCCTGCTATTGCCAAAAAAGTAGTAAAAGCTTTCCAAGACTACATAAG GTCAACTCCTTACTCAGTTTACAGCCCAGAAACCTATGAAGGTCACTGGAAACAGCTCACAGTCCGTACCACCAGGAATGGCCACATCATGGCAATTGTGTATTTTAATCCTCAG AAATCAAGTAACGAAGAGCTAGCTGACCTGAAAATCTCTCTGGCAAAATACTTCACAGAAGGGATGGGAAAGAGCAGTGGCGTTACTTCTCTGTACTTTGTGGAGGAAGGACAGAG GAAATCTCCCAACCTAGAAGACTTGCCTTTGGAGCATGTGGCTGGTGATAAGTACATCTATGAAGAACTTCTTGGCCTAAAATTTAGAATTTCTCCTCATGCATTTTTTCAA GTAAACACACAAGCTGCAGAAGTTTTGTATACCGCCATTAGGGAGTGGGCGCAACTGAGCCAAGAGAGCACTGTACTTGACATTTGCTGTGGTACAGGAACTATTGGGATTTCTTTGGCAAag AAAGTAAAGAAAGTGATTGGAATTGAACTCTGCCAAGAAGCTGTGCAAGATGCCAAAGTGAATGCCCAGATTAATG ATTCCAAGGTAATTCTTGCCATTAGAAGAGCTGAACATCTGAAGAAGCTTATCTATGTATCCTGCAATCCCAGAGCCGCAATGAATAACTTTGTGGA CCTTTGCCGGGCCCCTTCCAACAGAGTCAAAGGAGCCTCTTTCCGTCCCGTTAAAGCAATGGCTGTGGATCTCTTCCCTCAGACCAGGCATTGTGAGTTACTGATATTCTTTGAAAGGGTTGAATATGCAAACGGGAGCTCTGCTGAAGCACCGCCTGATGCTACTCCAGTCACAACAGCAGGATACAACTCGGAGTGCTTGGATGGCACCAACCCATCCAGCATTGATGCCAGCCAGGCGACTTCTGTACATCTAGATACTGCACTTGAAGAGAGGGAATCAACGTAA
- the RANBP1 gene encoding ran-specific GTPase-activating protein encodes MADTKETHEEHDTSTENADDSNHDPQFEPIVSLPEQEIKTLEEDEEELFKMRAKLFRFASENDLPEWKERGTGDVKLLKHKEKGTIRLLMRRDKTLKICANHYITPLMELKPNAGSDRAWVWNTHADFADESPKPELLAIRFLNAENAQKFKAKFEECRNEVDKRAKKAGTDKNDSADKVAEKLEELSVKEESKESEKKETKEKTEEKQ; translated from the exons ATGGCGGACACTAAG gaaACACATGAGGAGCATGATACTTCTACTGAAAATGCAGATGATTCTAACCATGATCCTCAGTTTGAGCCCATAGTTTCTCTTCCcgagcaagaaataaaaactctggaagaggatgaggaagaaCTCTTTAAGAT GCGAGCAAAGCTATTCCGATTTGCATCTGAGAATGACCTTCCAGAATGGAAAGAACGAGGAACTGGTGATGTAAAACTCCTGAAACACAAGGAGAAGGGAACAATTCGCCTCCTCATGAGGAGGGATAAAACCCTAAAAATCTGTGCAAACCATTATA tcacACCCTTAATGGAGCTGAAGCCTAATGCTGGGAGCGACAGGGCATGGGTCTGGAACACACATGCTGACTTTGCAGATGAAAGCCCCAAGCCTGAACTTCTGGCAATCcgatttttaaatgcagaga ATGCACAGAAATTCAAGGCAAAATTTGAAGAATGCAGGAATGAAGTAGACAAGAGAGCAAAGAAAG CAGGCACAGACAAAAATGATAGTGCTGATAAAGTTGCTGAAAAACTAGAAGAGCTTTCTGTAAAGGAAGAGAGCAAAGAATCTGAGAAGAAAGAGACCaaggaaaaaactgaagaaaagcaataa
- the TRMT2A gene encoding tRNA (uracil-5-)-methyltransferase homolog A isoform X1: MAEQSDRCDPDRVAVPVPEAKDGAEAESKADGGGGDPAESPAACPDVYRYIKGDLFTSEIYKVEIQNLPKYIGFNDVKKFLAKYGLSPHKIKLFGKQTFAFVTFKSEEERDKAMKVLHGVLWKSRHLSVRLAKPKADPIAKKRKKEEETEQGEVKRLAPSNASAEEPLSKQIADVVTPLWKMPYEEQLAKKKQECEQVLQKLTKEIGNNNRALLPWLFLQKQKYNKLCCPVEGVKASPLQTEYRNKCEFLIGIGVNQEDKTVGCRLGKYKGGTCAVVEPFDTIHIPAIAKKVVKAFQDYIRSTPYSVYSPETYEGHWKQLTVRTTRNGHIMAIVYFNPQKSSNEELADLKISLAKYFTEGMGKSSGVTSLYFVEEGQRKSPNLEDLPLEHVAGDKYIYEELLGLKFRISPHAFFQVNTQAAEVLYTAIREWAQLSQESTVLDICCGTGTIGISLAKKVKKVIGIELCQEAVQDAKVNAQINELNNIEFHCGKAEDIVPSLINVLAPQNLITIVDPPRAGLHSKVILAIRRAEHLKKLIYVSCNPRAAMNNFVDLCRAPSNRVKGASFRPVKAMAVDLFPQTRHCELLIFFERVEYANGSSAEAPPDATPVTTAGYNSECLDGTNPSSIDASQATSVHLDTALEEREST, from the exons ATGGCGGAGCAAAGCGACCGGTGCGACCCCGACCGCGTCGCGGTTCCTGTGCCGGAGGCTAAAGATGGGGCTGAAGCGGAGAGCAAGGCCGATGGAGGCGGGGGTGACCCCGCGGAGAGCCCCGCAGCCTGCCCCGACGTGTACAGATACATTAAGGGAGACTTGTTTACCTCCGAGATCTATAAAGTTGAAATACAAAACCTTCCCAAGTACATCGGGTTTAATGATGTGAAAAAGTTTCTTGCCAAATACGGGCTCAGTCCGCACAAGATAAAACTCTTCGGGAAGCAGACGTTCGCGTTCGTGACGTTTAAGAGcgaggaggagagggacaagGCCATGAAAGTCCTCCATGGGGTTTTGTGGAAGAGCCGGCACCTGAGCGTTAGGCTTGCCAAGCCGAAAGCTGACCCcattgcaaagaaaaggaagaaggaagaggagacgGAGCAGGGAGAGGTGAAGCGGCTGGCTCCCTCCAACGCCAGCGCAGAGGAGCCTCTGAGCAAGCAAATAGCAGATGTCGTGACCCCGCTGTGGAAGATGCCCTACGAAGAGCAGCTGGCCAAAAAGAAGCAGGAGTGCGAACAAGTGCTGCAGAAGCTGACAAA GGAAATCGGAAATAACAACAGAGCTCTATTACCTTGGTTGttcctgcagaagcagaagtatAATAAATTGTGTTGCCCAGTAGAGGGAGTGAAAGCATCACCATTACAG aCTGAATATCGCAACAAATGTGAGTTCTTGATTGGGATTGGTGTAAATCAAGAAGACAAAACTGTGGGTTGTCGTCTTGGCAAATATAAGGGTGGTACATGTGCTGTAGTGGAGCCATTTGATACTATTCACATTCCTGCTATTGCCAAAAAAGTAGTAAAAGCTTTCCAAGACTACATAAG GTCAACTCCTTACTCAGTTTACAGCCCAGAAACCTATGAAGGTCACTGGAAACAGCTCACAGTCCGTACCACCAGGAATGGCCACATCATGGCAATTGTGTATTTTAATCCTCAG AAATCAAGTAACGAAGAGCTAGCTGACCTGAAAATCTCTCTGGCAAAATACTTCACAGAAGGGATGGGAAAGAGCAGTGGCGTTACTTCTCTGTACTTTGTGGAGGAAGGACAGAG GAAATCTCCCAACCTAGAAGACTTGCCTTTGGAGCATGTGGCTGGTGATAAGTACATCTATGAAGAACTTCTTGGCCTAAAATTTAGAATTTCTCCTCATGCATTTTTTCAA GTAAACACACAAGCTGCAGAAGTTTTGTATACCGCCATTAGGGAGTGGGCGCAACTGAGCCAAGAGAGCACTGTACTTGACATTTGCTGTGGTACAGGAACTATTGGGATTTCTTTGGCAAag AAAGTAAAGAAAGTGATTGGAATTGAACTCTGCCAAGAAGCTGTGCAAGATGCCAAAGTGAATGCCCAGATTAATG aaTTGAATAATATTGAATTTCATTGTGGGAAGGCTGAAGATATTGTTCCTTCCCTAATTAACGTATTAGCTCCTCAGAACCTGATTACTATTGTAGATCCGCCACGAGCAGGGCTGC ATTCCAAGGTAATTCTTGCCATTAGAAGAGCTGAACATCTGAAGAAGCTTATCTATGTATCCTGCAATCCCAGAGCCGCAATGAATAACTTTGTGGA CCTTTGCCGGGCCCCTTCCAACAGAGTCAAAGGAGCCTCTTTCCGTCCCGTTAAAGCAATGGCTGTGGATCTCTTCCCTCAGACCAGGCATTGTGAGTTACTGATATTCTTTGAAAGGGTTGAATATGCAAACGGGAGCTCTGCTGAAGCACCGCCTGATGCTACTCCAGTCACAACAGCAGGATACAACTCGGAGTGCTTGGATGGCACCAACCCATCCAGCATTGATGCCAGCCAGGCGACTTCTGTACATCTAGATACTGCACTTGAAGAGAGGGAATCAACGTAA